DNA from Asanoa sp. WMMD1127:
GTAGGCGGGCTCGCCGCTCACCGCGGTGAACGCGGTCAGCGCCGCCGCCAGCGCCGTCAGCCCGGACGGTGTCGCGTTGTCGGTCGGGTCGGCCGGCCGGGTGACGAGCCGCTCCGCGTCGTCGGCGGTGTCGTAGTAGCCGCCGTTGCCGGTCGGGAAGTGCGCCAACGCGGCGTCGAGCAGCGTGCGGGCGAGGTCGAGCCAGCGCGGGTCGAGGGTGGCCTGGTGCACGGCGCAGAACGCCTCGGCCATCGCGCCGTAGTCGTCGAGCACCCCCGGCGGGTCGCCGACCACGCCGTCGCGGGAGACCCGGCGGAGCCGGCCGTCGACCACGTGCCTGTCCGCGATGAGACCGGCCGCCCGGACCGCGGCGCCGAGCGACTCGCCGGTGCCGGTGGCCATGAAATGCTCGACCAGGCCGGTGATCGCCAGGCCGTTCCAGGACGCGACCACCTTGTCGTCGCGGGCGGGCTGCGGGCGCTGGGCCCGGGCCGCCAGCAGGCGCGCGCGGACGTCGGTCCACCGGTCGACCACCGGCGGGTTGGCGTCGTCGATGTCGCGGGCCAGCCGCAGCACGCTGGCGCCCTTCTCGAACGTGCCGGCGGCGGTGACACCGAAGACACCGGCGGCGTACGCCCCGTCCTCCGGACCGAGCGCCTCGACGAGTTGGGCCGGGGTCCACGAGTAGGTGAGGCCCTCCACGCCGTCGGTGTCGGCGTCGAGCGACGAGGCGAACCCGCCTTCGGGGGTGCCGAGGTCGCGGACGATGAACTGTGCCGTCTCGTCGGCGATGCGGCGGGCGAGCGGGTCGCCGGTCAGCCGCCACAGGTGCGTGTAGACGCGCAGGAGCAGGCCGTTGTCGTACAACATCTTCTCGAAGTGCGGCACGATCCACCGGGCGTCGACCGAGTAGCGCGCGAACCCGCCGGCCAGCTGGTCGTAGATGCCGCCGCGGGCCATCGCCTCGCAGGTGTGCCGCACGATCTCGAGCGCCTGCTCGCTGCCGGTGCGCTGGTAGTGCCGCAGCAGGAACAGCAGGTTCATCTGCGGCGGGAACTTCGGTGCGCCGGAGAAGCCGCCGTTCTCGCTGTCGTACTCCGTGGCCAGTTTCTCCGCCGCGGTGTCGAGCATCTCCGCGGTCAGCGGCGCGCTGATCCCGCCGAGCGCCTGCGCCCCGCCGACCGCCTCGACCACCGCGGCGCCCTGGCGCATGACATCGTCGCGCTGGTCGCGCCAGGCTTTGGTGACCGACTCGAGCAGCCGGCTGAAGTTGGCCTTGGGAAAGTAGGTGCCGCAGAAGAACGGCGTGCCGTCGGGCGCCGCGAACACCGTCATCGGCCAGCCACCCTGACCGGTCATCGCCTGGGTAGCCGTCATGTAGACCGCGTCGACGTCGGGCCGCTCCTCGCGGTCGACCTTGACGCTGACGAAGTTGTCGTTCATCAGCTTGGCCACACCGGCATCTTCGAAGCTCTCGTGCGCCATCACATGACACCAGTGACAGGCCGCGTAGCCCACCGAAATGATCACCGGCACGTCCCGCCGTTTGGCCTCGGCAAAGGCGTCGTTTCCCCACTGCCACCAGTCGACGGGGTTGTCGGCATGCTGCAGCAGATAGGGCGACGTGGCGTTGGCTAGCCGGTTCACTTCTCCACCATGGCACATCGGGCCGTCCCACGACCGCCTGCGGCCCGCCGGTCGCTGTGTCGCGCGGTCGGCGCCCTGCCCGCCGTCAAAGTGAGCTGGCCATGGGTCACAGTCCCCTGTCCGCTGTACGAGGTTTGGCGGTGGTCACCGCCGCTGGGTCTCGACCGGGTGGCGTCTGTAGGTGGAGCCGGGTTCGTCGAATTCGAAGCCGTTCTGGTCCAGGGCGTTGAAGATGGTCAGCCAGGATGGTGCGAAGTGGAAACCCACCGCGATGCTGCCGTTGGCGACGTCGCGGCCGACCCATTCGAGCAGCTCGACGCCGCCCAGTTGGCTGCCGGGGAAGCCGGCCAGCCGCGGAAGCGGTTCGGCCCGCCAGGCGATGCGGAAAAGTCAACCACTGCGGCTCCGAACCGCCATCCTCTGCGGACAGGACGCCAAGCCCACGCCGCACCCACAGCCTTTCAGACGACGTGCGGCCGGTCGCGGGACGACGCCAGCTCATAGGACACTCCGGTCAGTCGCTCCGATGTAGCCCACAGGCGAGCACGAAACTCAGGGTCCTGGGCGGCCGCGGGGATCCGGGCCGGCGCCGGGCGGCCGCGGCCCTCGCCGATGCCGTTGGGGGCGTAGTAGGCGCCGCTGGCGATGGTCGGGTCCGTGGCGGCCAGGAGCGACGGACGGGCGGCGTCCGCCGCGCTCTGGCCGGCCAAGGCGACCACACGGTCGGCGACGAAGCGCAACCACGGCGGCACGTGGCGCTGGATGCCGGTCGGTGCCGTGCCCGGGTGGACGCCGATGCTGCGCAACCGGTCGGTGCGGGCCGCGAGTTCCAGGGCGAACGCCACGTTGGCCAGCTTGGACGCGCTGTAGGCCCGCATCGGCCGGTAGCCGCGGTGCAGGTCGAGGTTGTCGAAGTCGATGCGGCCCCGCCGGGCGATCACGGCGCTCACCGTGACCACGCGCGGCGCGGGGGCGGCGAGCAGGGCCGGCAGGAGCAGCCCGGTCAGCGCGAAGTGCCCCAGGTGGTTGGTGCCGAACGTGAGCTCGAACCCGTCGGCGGTCAGCCGGCGCTCGGGTACGGCCATCACACCGGCGTTGTTGACCAGGACGTCGATCCGCGGGTGTTCGGCGCGGACCCGCGAGGCGAACTCCCGCACCGACGCCAGGTCGGCGAGATCGAGCTCGCCGGTGCTGACCCTCGCGGACGGGTGCGTCGCCCGGAGCCGGTGAGCGGCCGACTGGAGCACATCGGCCCGGCGCCCGGCGATGAGCACGTCCAGGCCGCGATCGGCGAGGCCGGCCGCTGTCGCGTACCCGATGCCCGCGGCACCGCCGGTAACGATCGCGATCATGATGACCACTCCTTCGATTGGGCTTGACTAACTAGATAGTTAACCGGGCCGCACCCCAGTCGTCAACTAACCGGTTAGTCAAGTAACCTGAACCACATGCCACCCAGCGGAGACGCCCAGGAGACCCGCCGCCGGCTCGTCGAGGCCGCTTACCGCGAGTTCGCCGCGCACGGCATAGCCGGCGCCCGCGTCGACCGGGTCGCGGCCAGCGCGGGCGTCAACAAGGCCCTGATCTATTTCCACTTCGGCAACAAGGAGGGCCTCTTCACCGCGGTCTTCGAGCAGATCGTCAACCAGACCCTCGCCGAGGCCCCGATGGATGCCGCGAACCTCCCGGAGTACGCGGCCCGCTTGTTCGACGCCGGCCAGACCCACCCCGACGCCCTCCGCCTGGCCACCTGGCACCGCCTCGAGCGCGCTGCCGACCACCCGCCGCTCAGGGCGGTCCTGGACGCCAACCAGTCCAAGATCGACGCGATCGCCAAGGCCCAGGCCGCGGGCCAGGTGACCACCCGCTACACGGCCGCCGAGATCCTGGCGCTGGTCCTCACCCTCGCCAACATGTGGTCGGTGATGACTCCGGAGATGCACCTGGCGGCGCCCAAGGACCCCGCCACCCGCCGCGCGCTGGTCATCTCAGCGGTGGCCACGCTGGTCCAGCCCTGACAACGCGCGGCTCAGGCCGACCCGTCGGCCCGCAGCGGAAAGACCTGCGCCCGCGCCGAGTCCGTCAGCTGGCTCAACACCGCGACGATCTTGTCGGCCGGCATCGGCTTGAAGAAGTGGTAGCCCTGGGCCGCGCCGCAGCCGAGGTTTTCCAGCGCCGCCCGCTGCGCGGCGGTCTCGACGCCCTCGGCGACGACCCGCAACCCCAGCTCCTGCCCGAGCCCGATCGTGAACCGCACGATCGCCGCCGCCTGGGGTGACTCGGCCATCCGCATCACGAAGGACCGGTCGACCTTGACCTCGTCGACCGGTACCCGGGCGAGGAAGGCCAGCGACGAGTAGCCGGTGCCGAAGTCGTCGAGCGCGATCCGGACGCCCAGCTGGCGCAACCCGGCCAGGACCTCGTCGATCACTTCCTGGTCGCTCATCACGACGGTCTCGGTGATCTCGAGGACGAGCCGGTCGGGGCTGACGCCGTGGCGGCGCAGGAGCTCGTTGACGTCGGAGGGCAGGTGCTGGTCGAGCAGGTTGTGCGCCGACAGGTTCACGGCGATCGGCACGTCCATGCCGTGCGCGGCCACGTCGGCGGCGACCCGCAGCGCGCGGTCGATGACGTACAGCGTGAACGCGCCGAGCAGGTCGCTCTCCTCGGCGGCACGGACGAAGTCACCGGGCTTGAGGACGCCCCGGCGGGGGTGGCGCCAGCGGATGAGGGCCTCGACGCCGGTCGGCGCGCCGGTGGTCAGGTCAACCGCGGGCTGCAGCGCGAGCACGAGCTGATCCTCGGCCTCCAGCGCCTCGCGCAGCTCGGACAGCAGCGTCAGCTGGTCGGTGCTGCTCTCGTCGCGGCTCGGGTCGTAGCAGGCCGTGTTGCCGCCGCCGCCCTCCTTGGCCTGGCGGAGCGCGATGTCGGCGCGGCGCAGCAGCTCGGCCACGTTGGCACTGCCGGGCACCGCGACGACGACGCCGGCCGAGGCTTCGACGGCGAGCTGGATGCCCTGCACCTCGGTGGTGGCGGCGACGGCTTCGATCAGCTCGGCGGCCCGGTCCAGCGCCCGTGACGTGGTCATCCGCTCGGCGCCGGCGATCAGCAGCGCGAACTGGTCGCCGCCGAGCCGGCCGAGCAGCTCGCCCTGGCCGGTCAGGGCCTTCATGCGGGTGGCGGTGGCGGCGAGGAGCTCGTCACCGGCGGCGTGGCCGAGGGTGTCGTTGACCGTGCGGAACCGGTCGATGTCGACGACGACCAGCGCCACCGGGTGGTCGCGGCCGAGCCGGCGCAGGGCCGCGTCACCCTGCGCGACGACCGCGGCCCGGTTGAGCAGGCCGGTCTGGGCGTCGTGCACGGCGTCGTACGACGATCGCTCCTGGAGCAGCGACCACGCGCGGTGGGTGACGGCGTCGTGGAGGGCGACGGCCAGTGTGTCGCCGAAGGAGCGCAGCGCGAACTCGTCGCGGGCGGACGGCAGCGTGGGGCGCGGCAGCGCGACCCGGATCTGGCCGACGAGCTGGCCGCGTACGGTGAGCTCGCGCACCAGGGTCGACTCGTCGCCGCCGGTCGCGGGCCGCTCGTCGAGGTCGGTAACGCCGTTGCCGCCGTCGGCGTCGGCGTGGTAGCGCCGCCAGCTGCCGTTCATCCGCACCACGTCGAGGTCGACGCGCTCGGCCACCAGCAGCCGCAGCGCGCCGGCGACGCCGGCCACCGCCACCTCGTCCTCGTCGAGCTTCTTGAGGGCGCTGGTCGCGCCGGCGAACTCCTCCCAGGCACGGCGCTCGTCGGCGGCCCGCAGCCGGTGGCCATAGGTCTGCTGGAGCAGCCACAGCACCGGCGGCAGCAGGAGGAGCCAGCGCGGGTCAGAGTCGACCATCGCGACGGTGGCGAGGCCGACGACGACGTTGCCGATGAACATCAGCAGCTTGTCGTGCAGCGCGCGGACCAGGGTGGCGAAGACCGGAACGCCGTGGACGAGCCGCAGGTAGCAGACGGCGAGCAGGGCGCCGACCAGGAGATAGGTGAGAGCGCCGAGGACCAGGGCGCCGGCCAGCGGCGGGGTGAGCGGCGCGCCGATCGGGTCGGCGAGGCGGCAGGCGACCGTGACGGCCGCGGCGACGGCGACGGTCTGGCTGGCCGCGATGTGCACGACCTCGAGGGGTGTGCGGAGCTTCGCGAAGGTGGCGAGGAGGAGCCAGGCGGCGAGCGCGGCGGCGAACGTGGCGGCCGGCAACCAGCCCGATGGTGCGGCGTAGAGGCCGATGATCAGCGCGGCCTCGCCCCAGGTGACGGATAGTCGCCCGGAGCCGATGCGTAGTCGGAGGCTGGCGAGCTGAGCCAGGGCCATCACGCCGCACGCGATGCCGAACCGGGCGATCGGTGGCAGCGGGTCGCCGGCCGGGATGTGCGCCGGCCAGAGCAGCCCGACCATGGTGGCGACCACGGCGAGCACGACCAGGAGGGCGGTGAACGCGTGCGCCCGGGCGGGCACCTCCGCGGCGCCGGCGCCCCGGGCCACGCGACCCAGGCCGGTGCGCAACGAACTCATCGTCGACTCCCACCCACGGGACCGTGGACGGGACCTGCGCGATGATCGCCAAAGGACAGGTCGCGCCGGGAGCGGCCGGCGATGGTCATCGGCGCCCCCTTCCGCGCACGCCACGGGGAACCCACGTGGGTGCCCACGGCGGAAGGCTAAGCCAAAGATTGAGGGCGCAACAGGGGGCAGACGTCTGGTTTGGCCCTCAATGGGAGTCGTCGTGCCTGGTCAACACCGGATTGCCCAGTCTGGAACGAATCCAGTGCTGGTCAGGATCGGTCATTCTCCTCAGATGGTTTCGCTGCGACAGATTTCGTCGTGGTCGGATCCACGACACTCTCGTCGGGCGCGGGGAACCGCTCGGGCAGCCGCCGGAGGCGGCTGTTCATGTTGCGGATCAACAACACGGTGGCGGTGCCCAACAGAATGATCAGGAGCAGTCCCATGGGGCCGGCCAGACCGCCCTCCCGGGTGTCACCGAAGTTGTTGACCGCGAGCACGTCGACGACCGTCAGCATGGCGGCACACTCCTTCACACCCGGGGGAACCACCCCACGCTACGCTCGCCCGCTCAGCGGGCGCGCACCGCCTCCCGAACGCCCGCGAACAGGTCGGACTCGGGCACCGGGCTGTCGACCAGCGACTTGACCAACTCGAAGTCCTCGGTCGGCCAGACCTTGCGCTGGATGTCGAGCGGCACCTGGAACCAGCCGCCGTCGGGGTCGACCTGGGTAGCGTGGGCGCGCAGGGCGTCGTCGCGGACCTCGAAGTAGTCGCCGCACTCGACCCGGGTGGTGACCCGGTCGCCCTTGTCCTCGCGCTCGTCCCACTTCTCGAGCCACTCGGTGTAGGGCGACTCCAGGCCGGCGGCCAGCAGCGCCTCGTGGGTGGCGAGCAGGCGACCCCGGCTCCAGCCGATGTTGTAGTAGAGCTTGAGCGGCTGCCACGGCTCGCCCAGGTCGCGGTAGCGCTCCGGGTCGCCGGCGGCCTCGAACGCCGCCACGCTGACCTTGTGACACATGATGTGGTCGGGGTGCGGGTAGCCGCCGTTCTCGTCGTAGGTCGTCACGACGTGCGGACGGAACTCCCGCATCAACTTCACCAGCGGCGCCGTGGCCACCTCGAGCGGCTGCAGCGCGAAGCAGCCTTCGGGCAGCGGCGGCAGCGGGTCGCCCTCGGGCAGGCCGGAGTCGACGAAGCCCAGCCAGGCCTGCCTGACCCCGAGGATCGCCCGGGCCGCGTCCATCTCGGCGCGGCGGATCTCGGCGATGTTCTCCCACACGTCGGGTCGGTCGAGCTTGGGGTTGAGCACGCTGCCGCGCTCACCGCCCGTGCAGGTCGCGACCAGCACGTCGACACCCTCGGCGACATAGCGCGCGGCGCTCGCCGCACCCTTGCTCGACTCGTCGTCCGGATGTGCGTGCACGGCCATCAGACGCAACTGCTCTGCCACGGACTGCTCCCCCACTCGTCCCTGCCTCGGACCTGGTCATCCTCGGCTGCGAGGATGGAACCCTGCCATTCTGGCCGATCGCACCGACAAGATTTCGTCGGGACCGACTGCAGAGGTGCTCCCCGTGACCGAGACGCCGACATCAGCCACCTCGGCTGGTCCGCTGCCGACAGCAACCACACCGGCCGCGCCGGTGTTCCCGCCCGGTCGCTACGGCCGCCGGCGGGAGCCCCAGCGCCGCCGCCCGTGGCTGGTCGCCGGTCTCGCCCTGGTCACCGTCGTCGTCGGCGCGCTGGTGGCGGTGCGGCTCTACAAAAACTACGGCGACCCGGCGTACGACGCCCAGGTCGTCAACTACACGGAGATCGACGACTCGGGCCTGACGCTGCGGTTCCGCGTGACGATCCCAGAGGGTGGACAGGCCTCCTGCCTGCTGCGGGCGCGGTCCCGCGACGGCGCGGATGTCGGCAAGCAGGAGATCGTCGTCCGTGACCGGCCCGGCGACGGGACTACAGCGGTCACCCAGCGCCTGGTCACGTCGGCAAGGCCATTCGTCGGAGAAGTCCTGCGCTGCGTACCGGTGGCATAAACGGGTGTTTCGGGCACGACACCCAGCTGTACATCGCTGGTAAGTTGGAAGTTCGTACTTGTCACCCGCCACCCAAGGAGATCGTCTGTGTCCACGACCGACCGCGGGACTCCCGTCACCTGGTTGTCCCAGGACGCGCATGACCGGCTCCAGGCGGAACTCGACGAGCTGATCGCGGCCCGCCCGGTGATCGCCGCCGAGATCAACGCCCGCCGCGAGGAAGGCGACCTGCGCGAGAACGGTGGCTACCACGCCGCGCGCGAGGAGCAGGGCAAGCAGGAGCACCGGATCAGCTACCTCAAGGAGCTGCTGCGCACCGCGCAGGTCGGCGACGCCCCCAAGGCCGACGCCGTCGCCCCGGGCACCGTCGTGACGATCCACTTCGACGACGACGCCGACGACACCGAGACGTTCCTGCTCGGTTCGCGTGAGATCTCCGCGACCACCGACCTGACCGTCTACAGCCCCGAGTCCGCGCTCGGCAAGGCGATCCTCGGGGCGCACAACGGTGACACCGTGACCTACACGGCCCCCAGCGGCGCCGACATCAAGGTCACCGTGGTCAAGTTCGCGCCCTTCGAGGGCTGAGTTCGCGCAACCGGGTCCGCATCCGCCTGGCGGGTGCGGACCCGTGCGGCATCAGGCGAACGAGACGACGTAACCGCTCGCCCGCAGCGCCCCGACCACCTGGTCGGAGTGCTCCGAGCCGCGCGTCTCGACCGACAGCGCCACCTCGACCTCGCCGAGCCGCAGGTGCGGGTTCTGCCGCTGGTGCACGACGTCGACCACGTTGGCGTGCTGGTCGGCGATCTGCGTGAGCAGGTTGGCCAGCGAGCCGGGCCGGTCGGCGCAACGCACCGTGACCCGCAGGAACCGGCCCGCCGCCGCGAGGCCGTGCTCGATCACGCGCATCAGCAGCAGCGGGTCGATGTTGCCGCCGGAGAGCACCGCGACGGTCGGCGGCTCTGCCTCGACCACCCCGGCCAGCAGGGCGGCCACCCCGACCGCGCCGGCCGGCTCAACGACCAGCTTGCCGCGTTCGAGCAGCATCAGCAGCGCGCGCGAGATGTCTTCCTCGGTCACGGTGACGATCTCGTCGACCAGCTTCTCGACGTGCGCGAAGGTGATGTCGCCGGGGCAACCGACCGCGATGCCGTCGGCGATCGTCGAGTAGTTCTCGAGCCGGGTCGGCGCGCCCGCGACGAGGGAGGGCGGGAAGGCGGCGGCCGCCGCGGCCTGCACGCCGATCACCCGCAGGTGCGGGTTGAGCGCCTTGGCCGCGACCGCGATGCCGGAGACCAGCCCGCCGCCACCGACCCCGGTGACGATCGTGCGGACCTGGGGGCACTGCTCGAGGATCTCCAGCGCGACCGTGCCCTGCCCGGCGATCACGTCGTGGTGGTCGAAGGGATGGATGAACACGGCGCCCGTACGATCGGCGAACTCCTTGGCCGCCACCAGCGACTCGTCGACGGTGGCGCCGACCAGCTCGATCGCGGCCCCGTAGCCCTTGGTGGCCGCGACCTTGGGCAGCGGCGCCCCGACGGGCATGAAGACGGTGGCGCTGGCCCCGAGCATCTCCGCGGCCAACGCGACACCCTGCGCGTGGTTGCCGGCGCTGGCCGCCACCACGCCGCGGGCACGCTCCGCGTCGCTGAGCCGGGCGATCCGCACGTACGCCCCGCGCACCTTGTAGGAACCGGCGCGCTGCAGGTTCTCGCACTTCAGCCAGGCCGGACCGCCGAGCCGGGCGCTCAATGGGCGGGAGGGTTCCAGCGGCGTGGTGCGCACGACGCCGGCGAGCAACTCACGCGCCGCCTCGACGTCGGCCAGCCCGACAAGGTCCGTCATGCCCCGATGGTCGCACTTCCCACGCCGCCGGGCGCGCCGGGTGACCCTGAGACACCCGTCACCCGATCTTCCTGCGCCGCGGAGATCCGGGGCACGGCGTAGCCGAACGCGAGCGCGGCCAGCAGAGCGGCTGCGGCGGCCACCGTCATGACGATCGCCACCGTGCGGTGATGGTCGGCTACCAGGTCGACCAGCTCCGGCAGGGTGGCGTCCGGGCTGACCGACGTCGGCACGAACACGCCGGTCAAGCGCGGGACGAGCACCATCAGGACCAGCGCGGCCCACCAGGTGATGGCGGCGGCGGTGACCCGGCGGTCACCGGTGCTCTCGCGGGCGACAGTGCGCATGATCCGGCCGGGAATGGCCACATTGGCGATCGGTACGAACCAGCCGCCGACCGCCCAGCCCGCGCCCATCGTCGACGGTGGGTCAGGAAAAGCGTCGAGGTTCTTCCGAGCCCGCCACAGCCAGATGATCGTCAACACCAGCGCGGCCGGTTGGACGAGCAGGCTCGCCACCATCACGCCCAGCTCGGCCTGGCCGAGCCGCACCGACGTCGCCATCTTGTCCGGGATGACCACGCCGGCGATGCTGATCGCGTAGACCCAGTCGAGGACTGCCGAGAGCACGTACAGGAGGGCGGCCAGGCCCACCAGCACCACCGCGGCCAGCCCGAACGCCCGCACCCGGTACGTGCGGGGCCCCGGCACTACGAACTCATTCACGCGCCGACCGCCGTGCGGTTCTGCTCCTCGTACCAACCGCGGTGGATGCGTTCCTCCTGGGCCCCCGAGATGCGCGGGACGGCGACGGCGAACGCGACCGCGGCGATCACCGCCGCCCCCACCGAGACCGTCAGGATGATCGAGATGGTGAGGTAGTTGTCCATCACCGCGATCACCACGTCGTCGGTCTGGGACGGCTGCACCACGCCGGCCAGCCGGTCGGCGACCGTCGCCAGCACCAGCGCCACCCACCAGATCACGGCGACCGCGCTGACCCAGCCCTCGCGCACGCTCTGGCGCGCCACGTTGGCGACCATCCGGCCCGGCACGACCAGGTTCGCGATCGGCAGGAACCAGCCGCCGATCGCCCAGCCCGGGCTCAGCACCGGTTGGGTGTCGGGGAACGCGTCCAGGTTCTTGCGGGCCCGCCACAGCCAGATCATTGTCAGCACCACGGCGACGATCTGGGCCAACCCGACACCGAGGCCGGCGTACGGGAGCAGGTTCTCCAACGAGATCGTCGTGTCGAGCTGGTCGACGTCACCGTTTGCGGCCCGGCCGGTGATCGTGATGGCCCAGTACAGCGCCAGGTTGGCCAGGTAGGCCAGCGCGGCCAGGCAGACGACGGCCACCGCGGCCACGCCGATGCCGCGTACCCGGTAGGTCTTGTGTCCCTCGTAGACGAACTGGTTCATCGCCGCTCCCCGTGATCTTGAACCGCATGATTCTGCGGTCCGCGCCGGGAGCGGAGATCAACCGGATGGCTCGATGTCGACGCCGATCAGGGGGTGCCGGCCGGGTCGGCGACTCGCGGCCACGAGCGGGCGTGCCGTGGCCAGGGCGCGGCCATCTCGAACTGCCCGGCGATCGCGAGCAGCAGCAGCTCGCTGCCGGGCGGGCCGACCAGCTGCACACCCAGCGGCAGGCCGTCGGGGCGCATCCCGACCGGCACGACCAGCGACGGCAGGCCGGCGAGGTTCCACGGCGCGGCGTACGGCGCGTACCGCAGGCTGGTCAGCAGGTTGGTCCGCCACGACCGGGCCGACCACTGGTCGGCGGCCGGCGGCGCCCCGGCCAGGGCCGGCGTGACGAGCACGTCGACACCGTGGTCGGTGAAGAAGTCGATCGAGCGCTGGCGCCAGGCGTCGCGGTCGTCCTGGCGGACGTAGCCGCGGCGGTTGGCCCAGTCGCCGAGCGCCGCCTGCCGCCGGGTGCGCGGCTGCAGCGCGCCCCGGTCGAGAGCGTCGAACTCGGCGTCACTGGCGGCCGCCGCGAACCAGTGCGCCATGCCCTTCAGGCCGAGCGACACCGGGTAGACGGGGTCGATCGCGGCCACGTCGTGCCCGGCACCGATCAGCAGCTTGGACGCCGTCGCGACGGCCTCGCGGTTGGGCGCGTCCGGGCGGATGCCGGCCACCGGCGACCGGGTCGACACCGCGAACCGCAGCCGGGCCGGCTCGACCAGCTTGTCGGGGTTGCGGCCGGCGAGCACCGCGAACACCAGCGCCGCGTCGGCCACGCTGGTCGCCAGCACGCCGTGCTCCGTGAGCCCCCACCAGCCGTCGG
Protein-coding regions in this window:
- a CDS encoding DUF4328 domain-containing protein translates to MNQFVYEGHKTYRVRGIGVAAVAVVCLAALAYLANLALYWAITITGRAANGDVDQLDTTISLENLLPYAGLGVGLAQIVAVVLTMIWLWRARKNLDAFPDTQPVLSPGWAIGGWFLPIANLVVPGRMVANVARQSVREGWVSAVAVIWWVALVLATVADRLAGVVQPSQTDDVVIAVMDNYLTISIILTVSVGAAVIAAVAFAVAVPRISGAQEERIHRGWYEEQNRTAVGA
- a CDS encoding DUF4328 domain-containing protein, with protein sequence MNEFVVPGPRTYRVRAFGLAAVVLVGLAALLYVLSAVLDWVYAISIAGVVIPDKMATSVRLGQAELGVMVASLLVQPAALVLTIIWLWRARKNLDAFPDPPSTMGAGWAVGGWFVPIANVAIPGRIMRTVARESTGDRRVTAAAITWWAALVLMVLVPRLTGVFVPTSVSPDATLPELVDLVADHHRTVAIVMTVAAAAALLAALAFGYAVPRISAAQEDRVTGVSGSPGAPGGVGSATIGA
- a CDS encoding amidase family protein translates to MSESVPSWVGATARQIARAVRRGDTTATRVVADHLDHIATADPVLSAFRTVRAGAAIVEAEEVDVLEDLSSLPLAGVPIAIKENTAIAGAPIWNGSAAASTPVAAEDHEVVRRLRGAGAVAVGITRMPELGLWAMTDDETAVTRNPWRTDRTPGGSSGGSAAAVASGMVPVAHGNDGLGSIRIPAACCGLVGLKPGLDVVPRELGADGWWGLTEHGVLATSVADAALVFAVLAGRNPDKLVEPARLRFAVSTRSPVAGIRPDAPNREAVATASKLLIGAGHDVAAIDPVYPVSLGLKGMAHWFAAAASDAEFDALDRGALQPRTRRQAALGDWANRRGYVRQDDRDAWRQRSIDFFTDHGVDVLVTPALAGAPPAADQWSARSWRTNLLTSLRYAPYAAPWNLAGLPSLVVPVGMRPDGLPLGVQLVGPPGSELLLLAIAGQFEMAAPWPRHARSWPRVADPAGTP